From Panicum hallii strain FIL2 chromosome 2, PHallii_v3.1, whole genome shotgun sequence, a single genomic window includes:
- the LOC112879696 gene encoding probable inactive receptor kinase RLK902, whose amino-acid sequence MRRLPGARAGGGVSLARLAVALCCAALTLALAPRAAQADLAADRAALLAFRAAVGPRLPWDASAASPCGWRGVGCDRAGARVVALQLPGASLAGAVPLGTLGNLTALRTLSLRLNALSGGIPADIGGCAELRYLYLHGNRLEGAIPEGFFGLSLLQRLDLSNNQISGGVSPEFNKLARLATLYLGNNRLNGTLPADLELKNLQLFNVSGNLNLTGPVPASLVSRPASAFSDTGLCGGPLSPCPTPPPPSPSSPSPPPPAPSNGSESGKLSTGAIAGIATGAAVAFLVLIGVIFFLCFRCQRTKADRSAGMAADADVDGSPISVTVVSMDKSATKRSSHAPAGNAKKLVFLGAAPDTPYDLESLLHSSAEVIGKGWLGTTYRATLEGGAATVAVKRLRSAPIPEREFRDRVTALGALRHENLVPLRAYFYSREEKLLVYDFVGAGSLCSLLHGSRDGASPARLDFTSRARIALAAARGVVFVHGAGARSCHGNIKSSNVLVTDARDGAYVTDHGLVQLVGAHVPLKRSTGYRAPEVSDPHRASQEADVYSFGVLLLELLTGKPPVNSVPGSSDGVDLPLWVRTVVQEEWTAEVFDASIAVEERVEEEMMRLLQLATECAEDRADRRPPMVEVAARIEHIVDSALRKADTDDDFHSISP is encoded by the coding sequence ATGCGGCGGCTGCCGGGCGCCCGCGCCGGGGGCGGGGTCTCCCTCGCCCGCCTCGCCGTCGCGCTGTGCTGCGCCGCGCTCACGCTCGCGCTCGCGCCccgcgcggcgcaggcggacCTCGCGGCGGACCGGGCGGCGCTGCTCGCGTTCCGGGCCGCGGTGGGGCCGCGGCTCCCGTGGGACGCATCCGCGGCGTCCCCGTGCGGGTGGCGCGGCGTCGGGTGCGaccgcgcgggcgcgcgcgtcgTCGCGCTGCAGCTCCCCGGGGCCAGCCTCGCCGGCGCGGTGCCGCTCGGGACGCTCGGGAACCTGACGGCGCTGCGGACGCTGTCGCTCCGCCTCAACGCGCTGTCCGGCGGGATCCCCGCCGACATCGGGGGCTGCGCGGAGCTCAGGTACCTCTACCTCCATGGCAACCGGCTCGAGGGTGCGATACCGGAGGGGTTCTTCGGGCTAAGCTTGCTGCAGCGGCTCGACCTCTCCAACAACCAGATATCCGGCGGGGTCTCGCCGGAGTTCAACAAGCTAGCTCGGCTTGCTACTCTGTACTTGGGCAACAACAGACTGAACGGCACACTACCGGCGGACCTTGAACTCAAGAATCTTCAGCTGTTCAACGTGTCGGGCAACCTCAATCTCACCGGCCCCGTGCCCGCGTCGCTCGTAAGTAGGCCCGCGAGCGCCTTCAGCGATACGGGGCTCTGTGGCGGCCCTCTAAGCCCGTGCccaaccccgccgccgccgtctccatcatcgccctcgccgccgcctccggcccCTTCTAACGGTAGCGAGAGCGGAAAGCTCTCCACTGGTGCGATCGCCGGCATTGCTACGGGTGCCGCCGTGGCGTTCTTGGTTTTGATCGGCGtgatcttcttcctctgcttccggTGCCAGAGGACAAAGGCTGACAGGTCCGCAGGCATGGCGGCCGACGCCGACGTGGACGGCTCTCCGATATCGGTCACCGTGGTGAGCATGGACAAGAGCGCCACGAAGCGGTCCTCGCATGCCCCGGCCGGCAACGCCAAGAAGCTCGTGTTCCTGGGAGCCGCGCCGGACACGCCGTACGACCTGGAGTCGCTGCTGCACTCGTCGGCCGAGGTGATCGGGAAGGGCTGGCTGGGTACGACGTACCGAGCGACGCTCGAGGGCGGCGCCGCCACCGTGGCCGTGAAGCGGCTCAGGTCGGCGCCCATCCCCGAGCGCGAGTTCCGCGACAGGGTGACCGCGCTCGGCGCGCTCCGGCACGAGAACCTGGTGCCGCTCCGCGCCTACTTCTACAGCCGGGAGGAGAAGCTCCTCGTCTACGACTTCGTCGGCGCCGGCAGCCTCTGCTCCCTCCTCCACGGCAGCCGCGACGGCGCGAGCCCCGcgcggctcgacttcacctcccGGGCTCGGATCGCGCTggcggccgcgcgcggcgtCGTGTTCGTccacggcgccggcgcccgctcGTGCCACGGCAACATCAAGTCGTCCAACGTCCTCGTGACCGACGCGCGCGACGGCGCCTACGTGACCGACCACGGCCTCGTCCAGCTCGTCGGCGCGCACGTGCCGCTCAAGCGCTCCACCGGGTACCGCGCCCCGGAGGTGAGCGACCCGCACAGGGCGTCGCAGGAGGCGGACGTGTACAGCTTCGGCGTGCTGCTCCTGGAGCTGCTGACGGGGAAGCCGCCGGTGAACTCGGTGCCCGGGAGCAGCGACGGCGTGGACCTGCCGCTGTGGGTGCGCACGGTGGTGCAGGAGGAGTGGACGGCCGAGGTGTTCGACGCCAGTATCGCCGTCGAGGAGCGCGTCGAGGAGGAGATGATGCGGCTGCTGCAGCTCGCCACGGAGTGCGCCGAGGACCGGGCCGACCGGCGGCCTCCGATGGTCGAGGTGGCGGCGAGGATCGAGCACATCGTCGATAGCGCGCTCCGGAAGGCGGACACGGACGACGATTTCCATAGCATTTCTCCCTGA
- the LOC112879384 gene encoding uncharacterized protein LOC112879384: MARSPFVPMEAGREQGAGGGGAATKGQEQQAAEAAVLLVHSQVRRIKREDEEVRERLLKLRLLETRPAGAFCDPVAWRASRSLSPLRRAGNGGIPVGD, encoded by the coding sequence ATGGCGAGGTCGCCGTTCGTTCCGATGGAGGCGGGGAGGGAGCAAGGCGCcggcggaggtggagcggcgacgAAGGGCcaggagcagcaggcggcggaggcggcggtgctGCTGGTGCACAGCCAGGTGCGGCGGATCAAGCGGGAGGACGAGGAGGTCCGGGAGCGCCTCCTCAAGCTGCGGCTGCTGGAGACCAGGCCCGCCGGCGCCTTCTGCGACCCGGTGGCGTGGCGGGCCTCCCGCTCGCTctcgccgctccgccgcgccgggAACGGCGGCATCCCCGTGGGGGACTGA